In one Triplophysa dalaica isolate WHDGS20190420 chromosome 9, ASM1584641v1, whole genome shotgun sequence genomic region, the following are encoded:
- the LOC130428837 gene encoding perforin-1-like, translating to MIPPVPLCVWILLSLPSFTSPACFRAKATQCQDADFLPGSDLGGEGFDITKMKRTGAYAIDMSKWERENNTCYLCTNPFMQGKKQKLPIAVVYWRAVQKCHMSLSSTVYDSSESLVSSSSSAIENNWKAGLSVGDFSKKVSVMVTGTNSKLAEYSMAKTKKDKFTFVKQGVSCEYYSYMTSIKSSVHHELSHEFSSLPDMYNEETKTIYWSLVEKFGTHYITQVKLGGAVHSVTSVKECMASLKDISADDVKTCLGVEASASMGPVSVDAAVNQCKQMKDKKLNHHSFSHEFSDRLMTITGGHTQDPSILFSSRNDPGAYKQWLSSVPEKPDIISYSLAPLHRLLPVRNPKRKQLRSAISHYILQRALVKKCSTRCKVGVARNSKEPCSCSCHHNPGVTPNCCPAHRGFARVAVVVERATDLRGDYWDQTDGYVVLTNNKKALGSTAVIWNNNSPKWGYSFNLGEKILSTVDTLKLEVWDRDSGWDDDLLGTCSITLKAGNKPSYCSLDHGRLFYSTTVTCAPGLSGTSCSDYVGFPMSSSLEDMYVSRHALPVPKDVLVKMGVLLDERLVSIGHPLRNVTPIFEGPGAKRKMYENLK from the exons ATGATCCCCCCAGTCCCCCTTTGCGTTTGGATTCTTCTGTCCCTTCCTTCCTTTACCAGCCCAGCGTGCTTTCGGGCCAAAGCAACCCAATGTCAAGATGCAGATTTTCTACCAGGGTCTGACTTGGGTGGGGAAGGCTTCGACATTACTAAAATGAAACGTACAGGGGCCTATGCCATTGACATGAGCAAATGGGAACGTGAAAACAACACGTGTTACCTGTGCACAAACCCGTTCATGCAGGGCAAAAAGCAGAAGCTTCCAATAGCGGTGGTTTACTGGCGAGCCGTCCAGAAATGCCATATGTCATTGTCCAGCACTGTTTATGACTCCAGTGAGTCCCTGGTGAGTTCAAGCTCTTCCGCTATAGAGAACAACTGGAAGGCTGGCCTGTCAGTAGGTGACTTTTCAAAGAAAGTATCTGTGATGGTGACTGGCACGAACTCCAAACTCGCTGAGTATTCCATGGCTAAGACCAAGAAGGATAAGTTCACTTTCGTTAAACAGGGGGTGTCCTGTGAATACTACAG CTATATGACATCCATCAAATCTTCTGTTCATCATGAATTGAGTCATGAATTTTCCAGCCTTCCAGATATGTATAATGAGGAAACCAAAACGATCTACTGGTCGCTTGTCGAAAAGTTTGGCACTCATTACATTACACAG GTCAAACTGGGTGGAGCTGTACATTCCGTGACCAGTGTGAAAGAATGCATGGCTAGTCTAAAGGACATCAGTGCGGACGACGTCAAAACGTGTCTGGGTGTGGAGGCTTCTGCAAGCATGGGGCCGGTCAGTGTAGACGCTGCAGTCAATCAGTGTAAACAGATGAAAGACAAAAAGCTCAACCACCACAGTTTTTCTCATGAATTTAGTGACAG gttaaTGACGATCACCGGTGGTCATACCCAAGACCCCTCTATTCTCTTCTCATCCCGTAATGACCCCGGCGCTTACAAGCAGTGGCTCTCGTCTGTACCGGAAAAACCAGATATTATTTCCTATTCATTGGCGCCCCTTCATCGGTTGCTGCCGGTCCGAAACCCAAAGCGAAAACAGTTACGTAGTGCCATCAGTCACTACATACTGCAGAGGGCCCTTGTGAAGAAATGCTCTACCCGGTGTAAAGTCGGAGTCGCAAGAAACTCCAAGGAACCCTGTTCGTGCAGCTGCCATCACAACCCAGGCGTGACACCCAACTGTTGCCCTGCACATCGTGGATTTGCTCGGGTAGCTGTGGTTGTGGAAAGGGCAACAGATCTACGTGGAGATTACTGGGACCAGACCGATGGCTATGTCGTTctgacaaataacaaaaaagcttTAGGTAGTACAGCAGTAATATGGAATAATAACTCTCCTAAATGGGGCTATTCCTTTAATCTTGGAGAGAAGATTTTGTCAACGGTCGATACGTTGAAACTAGAGGTTTGGGATAGGGACAGCGGGTGGGATGATGATCTACTGGGGACATGTTCTATTACACTTAAAGCTGGCAATAAACCTTCCTACTGTTCACTTGACCATGGTAGGCTGTTCTACAGTACCACAGTAACTTGTGCTCCTGGTTTATCTGGCACCTCATGTTCTGATTATGTCGGCTTTCCGATGTCCTCTTCTCTGGAGGATATGTACGTGTCACGACACGCACTGCCTGTTCCTAAAGATGTGCTGGTGAAAATGGGGGTGCTGTTGGATGAGCGCCTTGTTTCGATAGGTCATCCTCTTAGAAATGTAACCCCAATTTTTGAAGGCCCAGGAGCAAAGCGCAAAATGTATGAAAACctgaaataa